The Alteribacter populi genomic sequence TCCGGAGATCCCAGCTGCAATATAAAGATCCGGGGTAACAACCTTCCCTGTTTGACCGATTTGCAGTGCATAGTCACAATATTCAGCGTCACATGCCCCTCGTGATGCACCAACAGCAGCACCTAGCACTTCTGCTAGCTCATCGAGAATTTTAAAGTTCTCTGATCCTTTCATTCCACGCCCACCAGCAACAATGACACTTGCTTCAGATAGGTCGACACCAGACGTAGTGTTTTTTACAACTTCTTTAATTACCGTTCTTAGGTCCTTAATCTCTACATCAAGAGATTCTACATCACCTGTGCGGGAATCGTCTTTTTCTAATGAGGAAATGTTATTTGGTCGAACTGTAGCAAAAACAAGGCCATCAGAAATCACTTTCTTTTCAAACGCTTTACCTGAATAGATTGGCCGTGTGAATATGACTTCATCTCCAGCCACTTCAATTGCAGTTGCATCAGAAACTAAGCCTGAGTTTAATCTAGCAGCTAGTTTCGGCGCAATGTCTCGTCCAATTGCCGTATGGCCCAAAACAATACCTTCAGGGCTTACTTTTTCCACTACTGCTTGTAATGCCTGAGCGTAGCCATCTGGTGTATAGGCTGCTAGTTTGTCACTTTCAACTACAACCGCTTTGTCAGCACCATACGCAATCATTTCGTTGGCTAAACCGCTTACATTTTCCCCTAACAAAGCCGCAACAACTTCACCACCATCTGCAACTTCCTTAGCAGCAGCGATTGCTTCAAAAGATACATTTCGGAATTCACCGTCACGAATTTCTCCAACTACTAACATTTTTTTCGCCATGTCAAATCCTCCTCTATTTATATCACTTTCGCTTCATTTTTTAGCAAAGAAACCAACTCTTTCACTTGATCGTCTACTTCACCTTCTAAAACTTTACCAGCTTGTTTTTCAGGTGGCAGGTAACGGTCAACTGTTTTCGTTTTACCAGTCACGTCATCTTCGTCGAGGTCTAAATCATCCGGCTCCAACGTTTCCAATGGCTTCTTCTTCGCTTTCATGATACCTGGAAGAGAAGGATAACGAGGTTCATTTAACCCTTGTTGTGCTGTCACTAATACAGGTAGGCTAAGTTCAACAATTTCCTGGTCACCTTCAACATCACGTTCGATCGTCGCTTTTCCATCCGTAACTTCAATATTGACAATAGAAGTAACGTGGTTAATTCCGAGTTTCTCTGCAAGTCGAGGTCCTACTTGACCAGAACCGCCATCAACAGCAACGTTTCCACCGAGAATAATATCGGCTTCTTTATTTCCGAAGTATGCCGCTAATAGGGCTTGAGTAGAGAAAGGGTCTTGATCTTCTACTTCGTCATTATCAATTAAAACGGCTTTGTCCGCACCCATGGCAAGACCTGTACGCAGCTGTTTTTCTGCTTCCTCTTCACCAACTGTCACAAGGGTAACTTCACCTCCGTGCTCATCACGCAGCTGAATCGCTTCTTCAATGGCATACTCATCATATGGGTTAATAATAAATTCCGCTCCATCCTTAGCAATTTGGCCATTTTCAATTTGAATCTTTTCTTCTGTGTCGAATGTGCGTTTCATAATCACATAAATGTTCATCTTAGTCCCTCCCATAAAATAATCCAATGTATAGTAGTCCTTCCCCGTATGAAGAGGTTAGGTATCATTAACGATCTTTGAATGCTGGTTCTCTTTTGTTTATAAAAGCGTCAATTCCTTCTTTAGCGTCTTCAGTTTGAGAAACCTCACCAAAAAGCTCAGCCTCTCGCTTGGCACCTGCTTCATCTACACGATCAGCATACTGCACAAGCTCTAGAGCATAACGCATGGCAATAGCGCTTTTTTGAGCGATTTTTTCGGCTAATTTCTTCGTACGATCAAAAACTTCTTCATCTGGAAACGCATCATCTGCAAGTCCAAGTTGAACAGCATCCATTCCTGAAATAGGATCTGACGTAAGAAGTAGTTGTGTCGCTTTCGATTTTCCGATCAGTTTCGGCAGGCGTTGGGTACCTGCGAATCCAGGTACAAGACCAAGCTGCAGTTCGGGCAGTCCTAATTTTGTATTTTCGCCAACAATACGTATATGACAAGCCATGGCCAGTTCAAGTCCGCCACCTAAAGCTGCACCATGTACAGAAGCTAAAATCGGTTTAGGGAAAGCCTCCATCTTATCAAACACTCGTTGTCCTCGTTCTGCCATTTCTTTAAATGCCTCGCCGCTATCAACCGAGGTGAATTCTTTAATATCAGCACCGGCTGCAAAGAATCGGCCTTCCCCGTGAACGATGATGACCTTTACTTCTTCATCTGCTTCAAAATCGTCCAACACTTCATCCAATTCGAGGAACATTGGCTGGCACAGAGCGTTGGCAGGAGAATGTTGTAATGTCACGAAGCCAATCTTGTTTTCTTTCGTTGCACTTAAATATTCATATTTGCTCAAGTAGGTTCACTCCTTTCGATCTCACTTAACTTTATTCGACATTAAAACGCTTTCACCTTTTAAAAAAAGAAAACCTGTCAAAAAAAGCAGAATATTCATCGTTTTTTAAACAGGTCTACATCAACTTGTTACCTTTGCTTTAACCCAGATAAAAGCATTTGATTCAATGATTGTGCGAGAGGAACTAGATCATACTTGTGATCTTTCATCACCCAGTTTGTTACCACTTCATCAATCGCTCCAAAAATAACTTGGCGGGCGATCCTCTTATCTAACTCTGCGGAAAAGAACCCTTCCTCCATTCCCTCAGTTAAAATGGAATCAATCAACCCTAAATAGCCTTTGAGTACCTCGTTAATGCGTGTACGCAAAGCAAGGTTCGATTGTCTTAACTCCAACTGGGTAACAATAGCTAAATCATAATCAGCTTCTAGCTGTTTCAAATGCATTTCAATTAGCAGTTTGAGCTTCTCTTCGATTGGAGTGTCGTGAGCAAGGCGTTCCTTACTTTTCTCCACAAAGCTGCCCATCTTTACTTCAAATAGCGAGATTAATATATCTTCTTTGTTTTTAAAATAAAGATAAATCGTGCCATCTGCTACGCCAGCTTCACGGGCAATCTTTGATACTTGGGAATGATGATAGCCGTTTTCAGCAATCACTTTCACCGCTGCATCGATTATTTGTTCAAATTTTTGACCTTTTCTCTTTGCCATGTCTTCACTTCCTCAGCCTATCCTCTGTGAAAAATGAATGATCATTCATTCACTATGTTT encodes the following:
- a CDS encoding TetR/AcrR family transcriptional regulator → MAKRKGQKFEQIIDAAVKVIAENGYHHSQVSKIAREAGVADGTIYLYFKNKEDILISLFEVKMGSFVEKSKERLAHDTPIEEKLKLLIEMHLKQLEADYDLAIVTQLELRQSNLALRTRINEVLKGYLGLIDSILTEGMEEGFFSAELDKRIARQVIFGAIDEVVTNWVMKDHKYDLVPLAQSLNQMLLSGLKQR
- a CDS encoding electron transfer flavoprotein subunit beta/FixA family protein; translation: MNIYVIMKRTFDTEEKIQIENGQIAKDGAEFIINPYDEYAIEEAIQLRDEHGGEVTLVTVGEEEAEKQLRTGLAMGADKAVLIDNDEVEDQDPFSTQALLAAYFGNKEADIILGGNVAVDGGSGQVGPRLAEKLGINHVTSIVNIEVTDGKATIERDVEGDQEIVELSLPVLVTAQQGLNEPRYPSLPGIMKAKKKPLETLEPDDLDLDEDDVTGKTKTVDRYLPPEKQAGKVLEGEVDDQVKELVSLLKNEAKVI
- a CDS encoding electron transfer flavoprotein subunit alpha/FixB family protein: MAKKMLVVGEIRDGEFRNVSFEAIAAAKEVADGGEVVAALLGENVSGLANEMIAYGADKAVVVESDKLAAYTPDGYAQALQAVVEKVSPEGIVLGHTAIGRDIAPKLAARLNSGLVSDATAIEVAGDEVIFTRPIYSGKAFEKKVISDGLVFATVRPNNISSLEKDDSRTGDVESLDVEIKDLRTVIKEVVKNTTSGVDLSEASVIVAGGRGMKGSENFKILDELAEVLGAAVGASRGACDAEYCDYALQIGQTGKVVTPDLYIAAGISGAIQHVAGMSNSKIIVAINKDPEAEIFNIADYGIVGDLFDVIPKLTEEFKSALVKS
- a CDS encoding enoyl-CoA hydratase — its product is MSKYEYLSATKENKIGFVTLQHSPANALCQPMFLELDEVLDDFEADEEVKVIIVHGEGRFFAAGADIKEFTSVDSGEAFKEMAERGQRVFDKMEAFPKPILASVHGAALGGGLELAMACHIRIVGENTKLGLPELQLGLVPGFAGTQRLPKLIGKSKATQLLLTSDPISGMDAVQLGLADDAFPDEEVFDRTKKLAEKIAQKSAIAMRYALELVQYADRVDEAGAKREAELFGEVSQTEDAKEGIDAFINKREPAFKDR